AAAGGGATTGGTACCCTCCAGCGGGCGGAAACTGCCGCTGCCTGAACTTTGAAAGGTGCAATCACTATAATTGCCAATCCAACCTGCGCCCGCCTGGCAGACAGCCTGGCGAACCGGCTCACAATGTTCCACCGGCACAAAGACAGCCAATTTAAGGTATTTTTCCCCTTTGGCCGGATGCATTATTTCTAATTTTTGCAGACCTAACCGTTGGGCTAATATCGTGTTCACACCATCTACAGCACTGTCTAAATTGGTATGGGCAGCATAAACCCCGATATCATGCTTGATTAGCTCAGCAATGAGAGCACCTTTGGGTTCATCCAAACGAATATTTTTGATGCCCTTCATTAGCAGGGGGTGATGACAGATAATTAAGTTGGCGTTTTTTTCCTGGGCCTCCCGCACAACCACCGCATCTACATCCAGAGCTAACAGGACTTTATTTACCTCCGCCCCTGGGTTGCCAATCTGCCAACCACTGTTATCCCATTCCTCTGCCAACCAGCGGGGTGCCAATTCCTCTACCAGGTTGGTAATCTCTTGTGCAGTTACTGACAACCGTACTTCTCCCCTTTCCACCAAATATGTGGGTTATTTAATAAGCCTTGATAAATGCCTCCAAATTACTTAGCTTTTCTTTAATCTGGGTTGCCTTTTGTTGGGCGGCAGATTGGTTGCTCTTGTTCAGGCCAGCTAATACCCTTTGGTATTTTTGTTGTAAACGGAGCAAAAGTTCCGGCAGTAAAGGGTGTTTTTTCTCCCATAGCCGTGGACCTATTTCCAGCAGCAAGGGTTCAGCGATTTCTTCCTGACCTCTTTCCGCCACAATAATCAAATAGAGTCGGTTATCCTCTAATAAAAGTTCCTCATCCAACAGTCGCCAGCCCTGGGTCACCAGAAACTGACGCAAATCATCTTCATCGGCCATGGGTTGGAGAATTAGCCGACGAGCCTGGCCAGCCACCAGTGGTGCCGCCTGTAGGATATCACGGATGGTTCCCCCGCCCATACCGGCAATGATGATGGTATCCACCTCACCGGGTTTTAGTACCTGTAAACCGTTGCCCAAACGTAAATCCACCCGGTCGGCCACCTGGTACTGTATGACGTTGTTCCGGGCTGCTGCCAGGGGGCCGGCATTAATGTCCGCCGCCACAGCCCTGGGGCTAATACCTTGCAGCACCAGGTAAACCGGCAGGTAGCCATGATCAGTGCCAATATCTGCAATTATGCTGCCTGGCAAGACATAGTCAGCAAGAACTTTTAAGCGTTTACTGATGTTTAGCATAGTTAACCTCATAAATATATAGTTCGCCTTAGGAAAAGAAAAATCCTTTTCTGCCAGTGCTTTCCACAATTTATTCTCTATTATGTACCAAACTAGCTACCCTCAGCCCAAGCAATAAGAAAAAACCCCGGGATTTCTCCCGGAGTTACAAATTAAAAGCAGGCCTATGTTAATTTTTAAATTTACTAATTTGTTCTTTAAGCTCCTCGGCCAGTTGATCCAGCAGGTTGGCTGAGGCCGCCACCTGTTCCACAGCTGCGGCTTGTTCTTGAATGGCTGCAGCAATTTCTGAACTAGCTGCTGTGGCCTGAGTTCCGGCATTTGCCACCTCTGCTGAATGACGTACTAATCCCGCCACCAGTCCTTGGATGCTGTTAAATTTCTCACCGGTCTCTTCGATAAGTTGATGTCCTATTTTAACCTGCTGTAGGCCTTTATCCATGTTTTGCGTTAAGTCCTGGGCTTGCTGGATAATGCCTTCAATAATTTTCCTAACGTCCTTGGCTGCTTGGTTTGATTCGTCTGCCAGTTTTCTCACTTCCTGGGCTACCACCGAAAAGCCCCGGCCGTGTTCGCCTGCCCTGGCAGCCTCAATGGCCGCATTAAGGGCTAACAGATTAGTCTGTTCGGCAATATCACCGATGAGCCGGACAAACTGATTAATATCCTGAATTTTTTGCCCCAATCTGTTGGTTTCTGAGGCCAGCTCCTCCACAATCTGGTGCAAAGTGGCCATGCGATCCACAGTTTGCCTGACCACCTCACTACCCTCGGTGGCAGCAAGATTAACCTGCTGGGAATCCCTGGCAGCATTTTCTGCCAAGCTACCCAATTCCCGCATGGAAAGAGCCATTTTTTCTACCCGTGTGGAGGCATTCTGGGCTGAGCTACTGGTTTCATCCGCCGAACTACTAAGGGCTTTGCTGGAATCAATAAGCTGACCAGACACTCGCACAGTTTGTCCAATTAACTGTCTAAAGTTTTGTTGCATAGTACTAAAGCTACGCCCCAAGGCAGCTATCTCATCTTCTCCCTGGACGGTAAACTCTCTGGAAAGATCCCCTTCAGCCACAGACGCCATATGTTCCGAGAGTAAATTGATGGGGCTTAAAATTTTATTAATTACCCAGTACATCACCATGCCCATTACCAGCAGGGTTATCAGTAGGTGAATGGCACTGTCTCTTAATAAATTATTGAGCTCGCTAATAATGTTTGAACGATCCAGATTAACTTTTACATAACTGATGGGTTCTCCCTTAAAATCAAAAACAGGAATGATAATTACCGCTGCCTTTTGTTGGTTCAGATTGACATAGTGATAACCTGGCTTGGACATGGCCTTGTTAACTTCAGCGTCAGCAATGGCCAAACTATCTGTTTCTGCGGTGCCAACCAGGGGTTTGCTTAAATCAACCTTTTGCCAGGCTACCCCCGAACTGGCATAGGGATACATAAAAATTTCTCCCCCACACTGTTCCTTCCACCTTTTTAACAAGGCCGGACTAAATCCCATGCCAAATTCCGCGCTACCCACATGCTGTCCTTGATATGTTACCGGTGTCACCACCCGAAAACCATAGCCACCCTTCCCCTCTTCCAGACCGGCTACCAGTTTTCTTTCTTTGTTGCTTTGTACCACGGTAGCCCGGAAGGAAGATAAATCATCGCCATATTTTTCAGGTTGGTGCAAGCGCAGAAATGAAATGGCAGGCGGTAAGTGAAACTGAAACTGTTCAATACCCTCCTTTTTCACCTGTTCAAAAACCGGTGCAGTAAGCCGCAAAAGTTCTTCTCGATTTCTTTCAGCAAAGGCTTGCTGTACCTCGGGGATGGCAATAACACTGTAAAGCCCCATGGTAGTGGAGGTAAAAACAGCTTCTAAATCGTTCCTGACAATTGATTCGATGTTATGGTAACCCACTTGTTCCTGGTCTAAGATTGCATTTCTCATTTGTTGGTAACCCAGTGCCACTGACATCATGAGGGACACTGTTACTAAAATCACTAGCGGAACCAAAAGTTTAGCTTTACAGCTTTTTACCACCCCACCCTACATCCTTTCAAATTAGATTATTTTGCTTTTATAGTAAATAAATTACCATTACCTTTGTTAAGTCAATGTCTTGTAGAATGCAAAATTTATGTCAATTTGACGACTTAATATCAAAAGCCTCCGTCAAAGGCTAAAGCTTGACAGAGGCTTGTTAAATTTAACTAACAACTTCTACTTTTGCTCCCGCTTTCCTTAGGGAATCCATCAGCCCACCGAAGTTATTATCAAGACCACCTAAAAGAGGGATTCTTACAATTAGGCAAATACCACTGGGAGAAGCAATCTCAACTAAACCTAAATTAATAGCAGCACCGGCAGGAATAAAGACGCGAATTAATGTACCAGGTAGCTGTGGGCAGGCTGACCCTTTCTGTGGAGCAAAACCACCACATTTTCTCTCTTTTTCTTCAGTAAATTGACCTTCGTAGAACATGTTATTACCTCCTTTTTATTTGGTAATACATGTTACGCCAACATCCGGAAAGATGTTACATTATATGGTAATTTTTTAAAATATATCCTACCTTGGCAGAATCTGATATGGTTAAAAGGCGTTGCAGTATAAGGTGATGATGCGTATGGCCGAGGGCTGACGGCCCAAAATGAAAAATGCCGCATTACCTTAGTTATGCGGCACTTCCTTAAATTGGTGGGCGATGACGGGATCGAACCGCCGACATCCTGCTTGTAAGGCAGGCGCTCTCCCAGCTGAGCTAATCGCCCAAGAATTTGGTGACCCCTATGGGGAGGGGCTTTGAACAGTGTTACCAAATATCTAGTCTATAAAATTTTACAAATTATAGATTAATTATGGTGACCCCTACGGGATTCGAACCCGTGTTACCGCCGTGAAAGGGCGGTGTCTTAGACCACTTGACCAAGGGGCCAATTAAAACATAAAAAGCGAGAGGTTAGAAGCTTTGTGAAAGGCTTTCACACTTCCAACCTCTCACATTTAACTTCTATATTGGTGGGCCCACCAGGACTCGAACCTGGAACCCGCCGGTTATGAGCCGGATGCTCCACCATTGAGCTATAGGCCCGATTATTTGGCTCCCCGAGTAGGATTCGAACCTACAACCTACCGGTTAACAGCCGGTTGCTCTACCGTTGAGCTATCGAGGAGCATCACCACGAAAGTTATTATACTAAAACAGTTTCATCAGGTCAACCTTAAATTAAACTTTACATTTAATTTTTTATTTTTAACCTAACTTATTCTAATCCAGGTAATCCTTTAATTTCTTGCTGCGGCTGGGATGACGAAGTTTTCTGAGCGTTTTTGCTTCAATTTGGCGAATACGCTCTCTGGTTACCCCAAACTTCTGTCCCACTTCCTCCAGGGTGCGGGCCCGGCCGTCATCTAACCCGAAACGCAAACGTAAAACCTTTTGTTCGCGATCGGTTAAGGTCTTTAATACCTCATCCAATTGCTCCCGCAGCAGTGTAAAGGATGCTTCTTCTGCAGGTGCCCGGGCTTCAGCATCTTCAATGAAATCTCCCAGGTGGGAATCTTCCTCTTCCCCAATGGGGGTTTCCAAGGATACCGGTTCTTGAGCTATTTTCATGATTTCCCGAACTTTTTCCCCGGAAATCTCCATTTCCTTGGCAATTTCATCAGGGGTTGGTTCTCTGCCCAGTTCTTGTAGTAACTGCCGGGAAACCCGAATTAATTTATTGATAGTTTCCACCATATGTACAGGAATACGAATGGTCCGGGCTTGGTCTGCTATGGCCCTGGTAATGGCTTGACGAATCCACCAGGTGGCATAGGTACTAAATTTGAAACCCTTACGGAAATCAAATTTTTCTACCGCTTTAATCAAACCTAAGTTACCTTCCTGAATTAAGTCCAGGAACAACATACCCCTACCAACATAACGTTTGGCGATACTAACCACCAACCGCAGGTTAGCCTCGGCCAAACGGCGCTTGGCTTCTTCATCCCCTTGTTCCATGCGCTTGGCTAACTCAATCTCTTCCTCCGGGGTGAGCAAGGGAACCCGGCCAATTTCTTTGAGGTACATCCTTACTGGATCATCAATGCCAATGCCCTCAGGAATGCTGAGGTCGACTTCAACTTCCTCCGTAGGGGGGTCTACGCTGTCGTCTACCTCTAGTGTTTCAAGGTCGGTAGCTTCGGGGACGACTTCAATACCCATGGCAGAGATTTTTTCGTATATGTCATCAATTTGATCGGGCGTCAATTCTGTTCCTTGCAGGGTATCCATAATCTCAGTATAGGTTAAAGCCCCACGCTTTTTGCCCTTTTCAATTAGTTCTTTCACTTGTTCCACTTTTACTTCGTCCCTCACGTTGCCACTCCCCTTTCGGGCCCGTCGGATTTCATTACTGCATTTATTTGCCGGCTCAAATCATAAACCCTTTGGCTATCTCCTGCTTTTTCCGCCGCTGCTAACTGCATTAGTAAATCATCCAATTTAGCTTTTTCGTTGGTTTTCTTAATTGTATTAATGAAGTCTTTTAACATTTGTTCCAGATTATCCTTTGGAATTTCCTGTATCAGAAGTTTACTTGCCAATCTTTGCACAGGCTCCTCCAGCATATGCAAAACTCTACCAGGAGAATATTCTTCCCCAAGTTTTAAACAGGCATGAAAAATTTTATGATATTCTTCGTTTTGAAAAAAGTTGGTGCCCAATTCATTGGTGATACGTTCCAGCCATAATTTATCTTCTAAAGCTAAGCGGAGCAATCCTGCCTCCGCCTGGGCTCTGGCATCTACTACTCTTCTCGGCTTGTCAAAATGGGATACACTCGCTTTATTATGGCTTTCTTTAGTAAATTTATCCCCAAACTGGGATTTTTTACTGGTATTTTTTTTAAAAATTCTAATGGCCTCCACTACGGTTTCCCAATTCACTTGCAATACCGTGGCCGTATGTTTGATAGCGTCTTCACGTTCAATGGGACTGGCCACAGCAGCCAAATTGGGTAACACCTCCTGAAGAACTCTCTCTTTAGCAGCGCTATTTTGAATACCATGTTTCTTAATGGCTTGCGCCAGCTTAAACTGCACCAGTGGTTGGGCCTTTGCCATCAGTTGCTGCCAACCTGCCAAGCCTTGGGCCTGAATAAATTCGTCGGGATCTTTAGCTCCCCAAATGGTTGCCACAGATACTTGAGCGCCCAATTCCTGTAGTATTTCGGCGGCCCGCAAAGCCGCTTTGCTGCCGGCAGCATCAGCATCATAGGCAATGACGATATTGTGGGTGTAAGTCATTAATAGTTTACCCTGCTCTCGGGTAAAAGCTGTACCCAGCGAAGCCACCGCATTGGTTACACCTTGCTGGAAGGTAGAGACAACATCCATATATCCTTCCATGATTACTGCATAACCCTGTTCCCTAATGCCTTTACGGGCTATATGTAGGCCATATAGCAACTGACCTTTATTAAAGAATTCACCTTCGGGGGAATTGAGGTATTTTGGTGTATCCTCACCCAGGGTTCTACCGCCGAAACCCACCACCCGGCCTTGATGATCCCAGATGGGAAACATGATTCTGTTTCTGAAGCGGTCGTAAAAACCTCCTGATTCCTTGGCATGCACCAACCCTAATTGGGCCATTTCTTGGCCGGAAACCCCTTTGGCCAACAACAATTTGGTTAGGTTATCCCAACCCGGAGGTGCAAAGCCTATTTCGAAGGTGTTTCTTGCAACATCAG
This region of Desulforamulus ferrireducens genomic DNA includes:
- a CDS encoding Nif3-like dinuclear metal center hexameric protein, which encodes MSVTAQEITNLVEELAPRWLAEEWDNSGWQIGNPGAEVNKVLLALDVDAVVVREAQEKNANLIICHHPLLMKGIKNIRLDEPKGALIAELIKHDIGVYAAHTNLDSAVDGVNTILAQRLGLQKLEIMHPAKGEKYLKLAVFVPVEHCEPVRQAVCQAGAGWIGNYSDCTFQSSGSGSFRPLEGTNPFKGELGQLERLEEIKLETIVPAHKLKAVLQAMLEAHPYEEVAYDLYPLENRNTTLGLGRIGQLRETMSFADLIIQVKEALGLATVKVGGGMWKDVRRVAVCGGSGSELWPVAAAKGAEVLITGDIKYHTAQDMLAAGMNFIDAGHFATEHLILPHLQNQLAQACQAKGLAVEFMLTKRQSDLFMYI
- a CDS encoding tRNA (adenine(22)-N(1))-methyltransferase, whose translation is MLNISKRLKVLADYVLPGSIIADIGTDHGYLPVYLVLQGISPRAVAADINAGPLAAARNNVIQYQVADRVDLRLGNGLQVLKPGEVDTIIIAGMGGGTIRDILQAAPLVAGQARRLILQPMADEDDLRQFLVTQGWRLLDEELLLEDNRLYLIIVAERGQEEIAEPLLLEIGPRLWEKKHPLLPELLLRLQQKYQRVLAGLNKSNQSAAQQKATQIKEKLSNLEAFIKAY
- a CDS encoding methyl-accepting chemotaxis protein, with translation MMSVALGYQQMRNAILDQEQVGYHNIESIVRNDLEAVFTSTTMGLYSVIAIPEVQQAFAERNREELLRLTAPVFEQVKKEGIEQFQFHLPPAISFLRLHQPEKYGDDLSSFRATVVQSNKERKLVAGLEEGKGGYGFRVVTPVTYQGQHVGSAEFGMGFSPALLKRWKEQCGGEIFMYPYASSGVAWQKVDLSKPLVGTAETDSLAIADAEVNKAMSKPGYHYVNLNQQKAAVIIIPVFDFKGEPISYVKVNLDRSNIISELNNLLRDSAIHLLITLLVMGMVMYWVINKILSPINLLSEHMASVAEGDLSREFTVQGEDEIAALGRSFSTMQQNFRQLIGQTVRVSGQLIDSSKALSSSADETSSSAQNASTRVEKMALSMRELGSLAENAARDSQQVNLAATEGSEVVRQTVDRMATLHQIVEELASETNRLGQKIQDINQFVRLIGDIAEQTNLLALNAAIEAARAGEHGRGFSVVAQEVRKLADESNQAAKDVRKIIEGIIQQAQDLTQNMDKGLQQVKIGHQLIEETGEKFNSIQGLVAGLVRHSAEVANAGTQATAASSEIAAAIQEQAAAVEQVAASANLLDQLAEELKEQISKFKN
- the rpoD gene encoding RNA polymerase sigma factor RpoD — encoded protein: MRDEVKVEQVKELIEKGKKRGALTYTEIMDTLQGTELTPDQIDDIYEKISAMGIEVVPEATDLETLEVDDSVDPPTEEVEVDLSIPEGIGIDDPVRMYLKEIGRVPLLTPEEEIELAKRMEQGDEEAKRRLAEANLRLVVSIAKRYVGRGMLFLDLIQEGNLGLIKAVEKFDFRKGFKFSTYATWWIRQAITRAIADQARTIRIPVHMVETINKLIRVSRQLLQELGREPTPDEIAKEMEISGEKVREIMKIAQEPVSLETPIGEEEDSHLGDFIEDAEARAPAEEASFTLLREQLDEVLKTLTDREQKVLRLRFGLDDGRARTLEEVGQKFGVTRERIRQIEAKTLRKLRHPSRSKKLKDYLD
- the dnaG gene encoding DNA primase codes for the protein MAGYIPDAIIEDIRQRTDIVEVISRYRQLEKRGKNYLALCPFHQEKTPSFNVNPEKQIFHCFGCGVGGNVFKFVMMVEGLSFPDAVRFLGAKVGVDIPKEASPRDNAFQRKKDRAYKIYSLVRDYYRFLLTSEAGAGAIQYLEQRQLSDVARNTFEIGFAPPGWDNLTKLLLAKGVSGQEMAQLGLVHAKESGGFYDRFRNRIMFPIWDHQGRVVGFGGRTLGEDTPKYLNSPEGEFFNKGQLLYGLHIARKGIREQGYAVIMEGYMDVVSTFQQGVTNAVASLGTAFTREQGKLLMTYTHNIVIAYDADAAGSKAALRAAEILQELGAQVSVATIWGAKDPDEFIQAQGLAGWQQLMAKAQPLVQFKLAQAIKKHGIQNSAAKERVLQEVLPNLAAVASPIEREDAIKHTATVLQVNWETVVEAIRIFKKNTSKKSQFGDKFTKESHNKASVSHFDKPRRVVDARAQAEAGLLRLALEDKLWLERITNELGTNFFQNEEYHKIFHACLKLGEEYSPGRVLHMLEEPVQRLASKLLIQEIPKDNLEQMLKDFINTIKKTNEKAKLDDLLMQLAAAEKAGDSQRVYDLSRQINAVMKSDGPERGVAT